A single window of Vigna radiata var. radiata cultivar VC1973A chromosome 4, Vradiata_ver6, whole genome shotgun sequence DNA harbors:
- the LOC106758303 gene encoding FBD-associated F-box protein At2g26860-like, with the protein MSNGGMETKDRISALPDEILCHILSFLSTHDSFATSFLSKRWQPLWLFSPILHLDDQTFIRNGRSYSSFFNFAYGTLFKCRMHQPLRVARFNLTPRTCGYGSDFPYSLFKIWVSTVVQRGIQQLVIEIPRALEVPHIIWTCKTLVVLKLYRLSVDVFVKVHLPVLKTLHLDFLFVSKSQYLAEILHGCPVLEDFRAYHIFLDNKLDGVDFPTMPKLVRADLKLDYVFEFPLKVVSNVEHFRFFLKLKKESFPIFKNLLHLELHLGLNIQWHLVIKMLSHCPKLETIMLHMPVEPFSSTSWISPQFVPHCVASQLKRCSIFNYTGRKSELQFTKFILQNSTALQTMTIHKIRPNYSSNHQSKFQMIQELVMCPKSSAKCKLLFK; encoded by the exons ATGAGTAATGGTGGAATGGAAACGAAAGATAGAATCAGTGCATTACCTGATGAAATCTTGTGTcacattctttcttttctatcaaCTCATGATTCCTTTGCCACAAGTTTTCTCTCCAAAAGGTGGCAGCCATTGTGGCTCTTTTCACCCATTCTTCACCTTGACGACCAAACTTTCATCAGAAATGGCAGATCCTATTCCTCCTTCTTCAATTTCGCTTATGGAACCCTTTTCAAGTGCCGCATGCACCAACCCCTCAGAGTGGCACGCTTCAACCTTACCCCTCGCACGTGCGGTTACGGTAGCGACTTCCCTTACTCTCTCTTCAAGATATGGGTAAGCACCGTCGTTCAGCGTGGTATTCAGCAACTCGTCATCGAGATTCCTCGTGCGCTTGAGGTTCCGCACATCATCTGGACCTGCAAAACTCTTGTTGTTCTTAAGCTGTATCGATTGTCCGTAGATGTTTTTGTTAAGGTTCATTTGCCTGTTCTCAAAACCCTACATTTGGATTTCCTTTTTGTCTCCAAGTCTCAGTATCTTGCAGAGATTCTTCATGGGTGTCCCGTTTTGGAAGATTTTCGAGCGTATCATATATTTCTGGATAACAAATTGGACGGTGTAGATTTTCCAACCATGCCCAAATTGGTTAGGGCAGACCTTAAACTTGATTATGTGTTCGAGTTTCCTCTAAAGGTGGTGTCTAATGTGGAGCACTTCAGATTCTTCCTCAAG CTCAAGAAAGAGAGTTTTCCCATTTTCAAAAATCTTCTTCATTTGGAGCTACACCTTGGATTGAATATTCAGTGGCACTTGGTGATTAAAATGCTCAGCCATTGTCCAAAGCTTGAAACTATTATGCTTCATATGCCCGTGGAACCATTTTCTAGCACAAGCTGGATTTCCCCACAATTTGTTCCTCATTGCGTTGCTTCACAGCTTAAAAGGtgtagtatttttaattatacagGCAGGAAATCTGAGCTgcaatttacaaaatttatattgcAAAATTCAACAGCTTTGCAGACCATGACAATCCACAAGATAAGACCCAATTATTCTTCAAATCATCAAAGCAAGTTTCAAATGATTCAAGAATTGGTCATGTGCCCGAAAAGCTCTGCAAAATGCAAACTtttgtttaaatga